In Bacillus weihaiensis, the genomic stretch CAACCGATATTTAAGATGGTTGCCAAGATGAGGAATCCTGTACCTAATTCATATAAGTAGAACGGTAGCGGTAGTAGACATGCAATCCAAACCATAATTTGTCTTTTTGTCACCGCAAAACCATGAACTACCGGTAACATAGGAATGTTTGCCGCACGGTATTCCTCCGTTCTTCTCATAGCTAAAGCCAGGAAATGAGGAGGCTGCCAGATAAACATGATTAAGAATAAAACCCATGCTTGAACACTTAATGTTGAATCAACTGCAGCCCAACCAATTAATGGCGGTACAGCTCCAGAGATACTACCAATCACAGTATTAATAGTATAAAGTCGTTTAGACCACATCGTATAAAGAAACACATATGTTACCACACCAACTAATGAAATAATGGTTGCCGTTAGTGTTGTCATTAACATAAAACAAAAGCCTAGAGTTAGAAGGAAAATACCTATCCACAATGCTTGAATTGGATTCATTTTCCCCGTAACAGTTGGTCTATCCTTTGTTCTTTCCATTAAATGATCGATGTCTCGATCGTAGAAATTATTAATAGCACATGAACCTGCTATAACTAATGAAGAACCAATCATAGTAAATAATACAACATCAATATTTCCTAGAAAACCCTTTCCTGAAAAATAAAGGGCAAGCCAAATGCCTGTAAATGTCGTAATGGCATTTGAGTTTACAATACCAACTTTAATTAATGCTAAGAATTCTTTCCAAATCGTTGTTTCTCGTATATCGCTAGAAGCTTGGTTCAATGAAGCTTCATCGAAAGTCTTAGTATTAGCCAAACTACGTACCT encodes the following:
- the cyoE gene encoding heme o synthase — encoded protein: MANTKTFDEASLNQASSDIRETTIWKEFLALIKVGIVNSNAITTFTGIWLALYFSGKGFLGNIDVVLFTMIGSSLVIAGSCAINNFYDRDIDHLMERTKDRPTVTGKMNPIQALWIGIFLLTLGFCFMLMTTLTATIISLVGVVTYVFLYTMWSKRLYTINTVIGSISGAVPPLIGWAAVDSTLSVQAWVLFLIMFIWQPPHFLALAMRRTEEYRAANIPMLPVVHGFAVTKRQIMVWIACLLPLPFYLYELGTGFLILATILNIGWFVIGIKDFKNKEKELKWATKMFVYSINYLTILFVSMVLFTIV